A genomic window from Peromyscus maniculatus bairdii isolate BWxNUB_F1_BW_parent chromosome 1, HU_Pman_BW_mat_3.1, whole genome shotgun sequence includes:
- the LOC143267419 gene encoding PCNA-interacting partner-like produces the protein MAAPNQMSVLDMIKEFRRNWRALCNSERTTLCGPDSMLLALQLSMAENNKQHNGEFTVSLSDVLLTWKYFLHEKLNLPTENIKVVDHYEDIKKTYDDFLKNSNMLDLIDVYQKCSNLTSNCENTMISSSQLRDFLSGTQWAVNDGTNSHVPASPVKCSQDGEQVLLTLPAT, from the exons ATGGCTGCGCCTAATCAGATGTCTGTCTTGGATATGATTAAAGAGTTTAGAAGGAATTGGCGTGCTCTTTGTAACTCTGAGAGAACGACTTTATGTGGTCCAGACTCCATGCTCTTGGCATTACAGCTTTCCATGGCAGAAAACAACAAGCAGCACAATGGAGAGTTTACAGTCTCTCTCAGCGATGTCTTACTGACATGGAAATATTTCTTACATGAAAAACTGAACTTGCCCACTGAAAATATAAAAGTGGTTGATCACTATGAAGACATTAAGAAAACATATGATGATTTCTTGAAGAATAGTAATATGCTAGATCTGATTGATGTTTATCAGAAATGTAGCAACTTGACTTCTAATTGTGAGAATACCATGATATCTTCA AGTCAACTACGGGATTTTCTGTCGGGCACACAGTGGGCAGTAAATGATGGAACTAATTCTCACGTACCAGCATCCCCAGTGAAATGCAGCCAGGATGGTGAACAGGTACTGTTAACACTGCCAGCCACTTAA